In a single window of the Nicotiana tomentosiformis chromosome 8, ASM39032v3, whole genome shotgun sequence genome:
- the LOC104110059 gene encoding RNA polymerase sigma factor sigB-like: MSCLLPQFKCLPDTFALSFKTHQQSAPQLSKGRDPYQLRTQCVLSTTSTAAATVLDIEKLQLPSIDRSWEAPSANATTTAVDVQRLKLQSLEAQSLRYSGGVALSTEANTKAALATENLLTGEEAVIAASAAEAVALAKAALKVAKDAVMMVGHNNSDNNMAGVDTTQLLERFQPGETGRHSIVGELKASEMRWSESNSFGNSLTDSEDLEPTHEELELLQTDLLNGIAVRSKRQNERKARRDRAAERAAANVVSVKSGFAGRKKRASVQDVDYSDPLRYLRGTTSTSRLLTASEEHKLSEGIQELLKLERLQEELAERCGGQPTSAQWAAAAGVDLKTLRKRISYGILCKDKMIKSNIRLVISIAKNYQGAGMNLQDLVQEGCRGLVRGAEKFDASKGFKFSTYAHWWIKQAVRKSLSDQSRTIRLPFHMVEATYRVKEARKQLYSENGRHPDEEELAEATGLSMKRLTAVMLTPKAPRSLDQKIGFNQNLKPSEVIADPEAKTSEETLIKQFMKQDLQKVLDTLNPRERQVIRWRFGLEDGRMKTLQEIGELMSVSRERIRQIESSAFRKLKNKKRTKNLQQYITA; this comes from the exons ATGTCTTGCCTATTGCCTCAATTCAAGTGCTTGCCTGATACTTTTGCCCTTAGCTTCAAAACCCATCAACAGTCTGCCCCTCAACTCT caaaaggTAGAGATCCTTATCAATTGCGGACTCAATGTGTCTTATCCACTACATCAACAGCGGCAGCTACAGTGCTTGATATTGAGAAGCTACAGTTACCATCTATAGACAGATCATGGGAAGCACCCTCGGCAAATGCCACAACCACAGCAGTAGATGTACAGAGGCTAAAGTTGCAGTCTTTGGAGGCTCAGTCACTGAGATACAGTGGAGGAGTTGCTCTGTCCACTGAG GCAAACACTAAAGCTGCTTTAGCTACTGAAAATCTTCTTACGGGTGAAGAAGCTGTAATAGCTGCTTCTGCTGCTGAAGCAGTTGCTTTGGCAAAAGCTGCACTAAAAGTTGCAAAAGATGCTGTGATGATGGTCGGCCATAACAACTCAGATAACAATATGGCAGGTGTGGATACTACCCAGCTGCTTGAGAGGTTTCAACCTGGTGAGACGGGGCGACACAGCATAGTTGGGGAGCTAAAGGCAAGTGAGATGAGATGGAGTGAAAGTAATTCATTCGGGAACTCACTTACAGATTCTGAGGACCTGGAACCAACACATGAAGAGCTGGAACTTCTTCAAACAGATCTTTTAAATGGTATAGCTGTAAGATCTAAGCGTCAAAATGAACGGAAGGCTAGAAGAGATAGAGCAGCAGAGAGGGCTGCAGCCAATGTTGTGTCAGTGAAGTCTGGTTTCGCAGGCCGAAAAAAGCGTGCGTCAGTACAAGATGTTGATTACTCTGATCCATTGCGTTACTTGAGAGGAACGACAAGTACTTCTAGGCTGCTCACTGCATCTGAAGAACATAAGTTATCAGAAGGAATACAG GAGCTACTGAAGTTGGAAAGGCTTCAGGAGGAGCTTGCAGAGCGCTGTGGGGGTCAGCCCACTTCCGCACAATGGGCTGCTGCAGCCGGAGTTGACCTGAAGACCCTACGGAAGCGTATAAGCTATGGAATTCTTTGTAAAGATAAAATGATTAAGAGCAACATAAGGCTTGTTATATCCATTGCCAAAAATTATCAAGGAGCAGGAATGAATCTTCAAGATTTGGTTCAG GAAGGATGTCGTGGCCTTGTAAGGGGTGCTGAAAAGTTTGATGCTTCAAAAGGTTTTAAGTTCTCAACATATGCTCATTGGTGGATTAAACAGGCTGTTAGGAAGTCGCTTTCTGATCAATCCAGGACAATTCGGTTGCCG TTTCACATGGTCGAGGCAACTTATAGAGTTAAGGAAGCAAGAAAGCAATTATATAGTGAAAATGGTAGACATCCTGACGAGGAGGAACTAGCTGAAGCAACGGGATTGTCAATGAAGAGGCTCACTGCTGTGATGCTAACTCCTAAAGCTCCAAGATCACTTGACCAGAAAATTGGATTCAACCAAAATCTCAAACCTTCG GAAGTGATTGCAGACCCTGAAGCCAAAACATCAGAAGAGACATTGATCAAGCAGTTCATGAAACAGGACCTACAGAAGGTTTTAGATACCCTGAATCCAAGGGAGAGGCAGGTTATTCGATGGCGATTTGGACTGGAAGATGGGAGGATGAAGACATTGCAAGAGATTGGGGAATTAATGAGCGTAAGCCGGGAGAGAATCAGGCAAATTGAGTCTAGTGCATTCCGCAAGTTAAAGAACAAGAAAAGAACGAAAAATTTGCAGCAATATATTACTGCTTAA